The stretch of DNA TGAACACGTCGACTGATATGAATCCCAGTGCGCCTAGTTACCCAATGGCCTCCCTATACGTGGGAGACCTGCATCCAGACGTTACTGAGGCCATGCTTTACGAGAAATTCAGCCCGGCTGGGCCTATTCTCTCCATCAGAGTGTGCCGAGACATGATCACCCGCCGGTCCCTCGGCTATGCCTATGTCAACTTCCAGCAGCCAGCTGATGGTAGGTTCATCATAAAGTATATAAGCAAGGAGAGCCCAAAAAGGATGTGGCACCATCTTGCTGCACTGTCTATGGGCCATACATGCCACCAAATAGCATCTGTGTCTCAGTCAGCATTATTGAtgattttgacacattttgttCCTGTGACTGCACATGTTGCACATTTGTCACTAAACTGCTAATGCTTCGTGAAATAGGATTAGTCCTGTAGAAGCACTATCGCTACCAAATTTTGCAAAATACGAACCAGACTTAAACCCAGTGATAAAAGTTTTGCCATTTGCTTTCAGCTGAGCGAGCCCTGGACACCATGAATTTCGATGTAATTAAAGGCAGACCTCTCCGTATCATGTGGTCTCAGCGTGACCCATCACTGAGGAAGAGTGGAGTTGGCAACATCTTCATCAAGAACCTGGACAAGTCCATTGATAACAAGGCTCTATATGACACCTTCTCTGCATTTGGAAACATCCTTTCGTGCAAGGTAGATAATGCAGCATAAATTTTTTCTGCCCATATCATCTGTTGGAGTGCTTCACAGACCTTGCATGACCAAAGGCTTCAGCTGGTTAAATCTGATTGTGTGTGAATTTTGAAATGCATGATATTAAGGTTTGTTTTTGATGTACTCAAATCTCTCCTTTCCAAGGTGGTTTGTGATGAAAATGGTTCAAAGGGCTACGGCTTTGTACATTTTGAGACCCATGAGGCTGCTGAGCGAGCCATTGAGAAAATGAATGGCATGTTGCTCAATGACAGAAAAGTGTAAGTGGGGTTACATTTACTCTATTAAGTGTTTGGGGGTGTCTAACAATTTAACATCTAATCAAAGTTTGTTTTATCAGCATCTTGTCAACAAACTCACCAAAAATGCGAAAGatttcttttggttttcttaCAAATTGGTTAAGTCAAACATGTCAAACATCCTAGAGAAACATCTTCTTGATCTTGATGTTATTTGCAAAGAACATCCCAATtttgtgaaagtgtgaaatCCTGATCAGAATGATCATGTTGTACAAAAATCCATTATTACATTGGTTGTGGATTGTGGCAAACAACTTGGTGCAAAAACGTTCGCCTATCTGAATAACAATTTGGTTTGAATAAGAAAATGAGTTAATAATATCCATCAACTTACTGGAACATAACAGGAATATAGAAGGATCATTTAGAAGTTAGTGAAATAAGTTTAGTCTAAGCAATTTTAACCCCccctatttttttattatttaaccaACAGATTTGTTGGGCGCTTTAAATCACGtaaagagagggaggcagagctTGGGGCACGTGCCAGAGAATTTACCAATGTTTACATCAAGAACTTTGGGGAGGACATGGATGATGAGAAGCTGAAGGAGTTGTTTGGCAAATATGGTAAGTCCAGTGAGTTTCCTAATGCCACAGCTTTTCAACAGTGCTGCTTATCTGTGTAATTTGGCCTGTTACATGTGTTGATAAGCTGTTGTATTTTATAGGGCCAGCACTCAGTATCCGGGTCATGACTGACGAGAGTGGCAAATCCAAGGGTTTTGGCTTTGTTAGCTTTGAGAGACATGAAGATGCACAGAAGGTTTGGATGGAAATGGCTCCTTTTGTAATATTGATCTtgttttcaaaacaacaaaccttATTAGGTGCCACTTCACCTCTGCTgcttattttgaaataaactgtttcttctttttgttgtttcaccACAGGCTGTAGACGACATGAATGGTAAAGAACTGAATGGCAGACAAGTTTATGTGGGCCGTGCACAGAAGAAAGGGGAGCGCCAGAATGAACTCAAGCGCAAATTTGAGCAGATGAAACAAGATCGCATGACCAGATACCAGGTTTGTGTGACTTCTGTGCTTTGAACAGGATTTCATTTGGTATCTTGGGCAGTTTTTTTAAAGAGGCATATATTTGAAAGTATATGTCAATAGCATATTTCTTGTGTTCAACATGTCCTTAATTTTGAGATATATAGCCACTACTATAGTGTATATCATGTGGATATCACGTAGTGATCTATACGAAACAGTTTAAGTGGCTTTTTATACACTAGGGCGTCAACCTTTATGTGAAGAATTTGGATGATGGCCTTGATGATGAGCGTCTGCGTAAAGAGTTCTCTCCATTTGGAACCATAACAAGTGCAAAGGTAAATATTAAACACTGGATTTGTAAAGTGGAAATGTTTCAAGGCTTAATTTCAAAGTGAGTCTCTCTTTAGTACTTCCATCCGAGTTAATGGTGATGAACAACACAATATGTTGAAAGAAATTCTAACCAATTTCTCCTCTGGTAGGTGATGATGGAGGGTGGTCGGAGCAAAGGCTTTGGCTTTGTGTGCTTCTCTTCTCCAGAGGAGGCCACTAAAGCTGTAACAGAGATGAACGGGCGTATTGTTGCTACCAAGCCATTGTATGTGGCCCTGGCTCAGCGTAAAGAGGAGCGTCAGGCCCATCTTACAAACCAGTACATGCAAAGGATGGCCACTGTCCGTGCTGTGCCCAACCCTGTCCTCAACCCATACCAGCCTGCCCCACCCTCAGGTTATTTCATGGCGGCTATACCTCAGGTAATTGGACATTGCCTGCATTTGTATATATTACAGAAAAATCAGCACTGTATAGTTAGATGTTTTGGTAGATGTAGAGAAACTGTTAATAGGACAATGATTCAGTTCCTTGGCAGTAAGAATTAGAGCTTTACCTCTGCCCTTCTCAGGCCCAAAACCGTGCTGCTTACTACTCCACCAACCAGCTGGCACAACTCCGCCCAGGTCCCCGCTGGGCCACCCAGGGAGTTCGTCCGCAGCGTAAGTAACCACATTTTCATAGTTTTGCCTTGTATTTTTCTACAGCAGTCAAGTTCACTAGCCTCTAGGAAAAAGCCATATGTTTGTTCCATTACTGTGTGACAGTAATGGTTGTCATTGCACAAGAAACTGTAACCAGTGCACCAAAGAATGCCAAAGAGCATGCTTGGTAGCTAAACTACATAATATTGTTGTCATGATACTACAATGTTAACCCTGTTAAACCAAGTGTGTCGCCAGTGTCACTTCCCTTAAGTTCGCAAATGTTCGCTTTACCGTAGAGCTTCCTGAAGTTTGTGAAAGCTGAGAGGTTTTGCTAATTCCATTCCCACTGTTTCAGGATCCCAGTGAATCCACTCCTTTGTTCATAACCATTAATACATTCTTTCGACATACTGTTAACTGCTGGATATCGAAGGTTGTAAGTGTTCTAGAAAATGGGTAAAAGGACTCATTCACAGGACACATCCTGGTGCTTTTATggtagaaaataagaaaaaagttAATGTGGACAGTAAGAATCTTCAGTGTTAAGCGGTTAAACAAGATACCCAGGAAAATAGTCAATACTGCTTGgataaaaaatgacaaatggctAGATAAGCATTTCTATTAACATGAAAAGTGTTAAATGTTATGCTGAGTTTGACATGCTGCTTGACATCATTCCTGCCACTTTGACAGTCTTTGCACACATGCTTATGGTGCAGAAGACACTTTTAGTATTGATTAATTTACAAGAGTATCGTATCCTGATACAGTATATTGTTATCAATACTTTTATAAGTATCTAAAATTGACAGCCTCTGTCTCCATTCTTTATCATATATATTTCTAACAACTCTTTTATGCATCTCCAATTTTCTCACTCCAGATTTCCAAAACATGCCCAGTGCTATGCGCCCATCAGCTCCCAGGCCCCAGACCTTTAACACCATCcgtcccaccaccaccaccaacacccaGGTCCCACGGATGATGGCTTCCCAGCGTATGCGTATGTATCTAGAACAGAAATCTACTGTGTAATATTTCTTTTACCTCTTTTTGGGTAGGATTAATGCTTATAAcactccttttcctttctttcaccTCAGCCACACAGGCCCTTAGTCAGCGCCCTGCCAGTGCTTCAGCCACTGCTGCCCCAGTGCGTGCTATGCCGCAGTACAAATATGCTGCTGGTGTGCGCAACCCCCAGCAGCACATGGCCTCTCAGCCACCGGTCACGATGCAGCAGGTAGAAATTCCATTATCTTTTGATTTCAaagtaatgaaaaatgtatgaatggCGTTTCATTCCTAACcatttttaagatgttttgGCAATTAAACACCCATATCtaacctccctttcatttccacttGATTCAAAGGCAGCTGGACTTAAAAGTTTTTGGaagtttggggaaaaaaaaactaagtccACAATGATTGAAAAAGAGTcagtcatttgtgttgtttgtgttataACAATAGATTGTAAAGACTACTTATCAGTAGTAGTGCAGTTGCAAGTTCTAACATTTGGCCAGAATCAGTCCTTCAtctcaaatctttttttcctatCTTTAGCCTGCTGTTCATGTCCAAGGGCAGGAGCCACTAACTGCCTCCATGCTGGCTGCTGCCCCCCCTCAGGAACAGAAGCAGATGCTGGGTTAGTATGTCATATACCCTGATTTAGGaggatttaaatgaaaacataacgTTTTCCTGTTCACTTACTGCTTTATATCCTATGTTTGGTTTTCTACCTTGAAGTCAGTGGTTTAAAAAGTGTTGATTAACTTCTTTAGGTGAACGTCTGTTCCCCCTGATCCAGAACATGCACCCAAGCCTGGCAGGCAAGATCACGGGTATGCTTCTGGAAATCGACAACTCAGAGCTTCTTCATATGCTTGAGTCGCCTGAGTCATTGCGCTCAAAGGTCAGTTAATAGCTAATTTGTTGGTTGTATCCCTGTACACTTCTGCTGGTTGAcagggttttttatttatttttttttttttgtttgtttgttttttgtttttgtttttgttttttttttggaatttgcCACATTTTGAAACCTTTTATCCTTAAAATCAATGTGCATCAATGTGTTACTCGTTCAGTGATAAttgaagtgttttgttgttttaggtGGATGAGGCTGTTGCCGTGCTTCAGGCCCACCAGGCCAAGGAGGCTGCTCAGAAGTCCACCACTCCTGCTGGTGTACCCAGTGTCTAAGGTGTGTGTGGAGATAGGCTTTAGTCTCATGGTTGAATTGTAGGTAAGGTCATAAGTTAATGAACTACAGTATTAActtaaatattgttttgtttttttttcccttgtcttGCAGATTGAGCATTTTGAAACCTGCTTCACcgatggaaaaagagaaaaaaaaattaaacattgaaaaacctaaaactctgaaaacatcgcaaaatgataaattatttcttaaaaaaagaaaaaaaaacaattgaatCTGCCAGGTCTAGGGACGGTTTGACTAGACCTTGATCATAaacaaaaatttgtttaaaaaaatagcaaaatagAGAAAATCGAAATTATACATTTGAATGCATTCCtctgttttatgtcattttacTGTGTCAGTGCTCAGAGTATCAGCCATGTTCAGGAAGGAGGTAGCTGAGCGTTTTGAAAGGTGATTTGTATCGTAAACTACTGGCTGTAATAAATTCTCATTCAAAATATGTGCCTGTTtcattgctgttttattgttcccAGTTtctaatattttaaaaagtaacttGTATACACAGAACATTTGcaccattttatttctgtcGATGTAAAAGGTAGTGTTTGCAGTCTTAAGTCAGTTTATTTGTTGATCATATCTAAAGAATGATTGTCTGGTTTACACAAATGAAATTGATAGTTGACCGTTGTCTTCCACCAGGTGTCAGCATCTTAAGGTGTCCATCAAGCCTTATAATTAGCATAGAGACCTTTTATCACGTTAGGTTGTGAAGACCTTTTACCATTAAAAAGTGAAGTTTCCAAGTAAGGGGCAGCTCAGTATGCAAAAATACGTGTATATCTGGGATGTGCCATACTATCAGCATGAGCTGTGGCTCGCCTATCCCAAGATCATGCACTGCCCTATTTTGAAATCAATGAATACCAGATTAAAAGCTGCATATGCCGTAATActatatttgaattttttgttCAGATggtgttcaaatcttgattctGTGGCTCCGCTGAAAACGGAAGTAATGAAACACAGGAGGCTGGCACCTTTGTATTGTTATCTGTCGTCGCGAACGACACGGCTTTTACTGAATCGGGTTGAAATGAGTCACTCACCAAAGTCAATCGTGTTTTTGAGTCATTTGATTCACCGAGTCAGTTACCCAGTATTTGCATACTGCTAGTGCCGTGATTCAGCTCGtaaggagggaggggtgagttAACGACGCTACGTAATGTGAGCTTAGTGAGTCTTGTGATTCTTGTGTTTTTAGTGGAGCTAGGTTGACGTCAGCTTTGTAACGAGTGTTTTTACTTCGTTCACAGCTCATAGCAGGGAATGAAATAGTGACGGTTCGCCAGGGGAAATGGGAAGTTCAgttaaaaaacatgaactgttgctTTCGCCACAATTACAATGATTAGCTTGATATGTTTCTACAAATGATATTAGAATAGCAGTTACACAGTAATGATTGGTGTCTTCAGTTAGCTGTGCAACTAACAAGCGGTAGCAGAGATGAGTCAGTGGGGACCAAGAATCGTGCTTCATGAGTCAGATTCTCGTGTATTGAACGATTCGTTCATGACTCgcacaacactaacacacagcacagcGAGAGTGAATGATCGCAAGGACACCCGCACAGAGACGCTCGAAACAgatctgaattaaaaatgagtggcaggaaaataacaaaaaaatgtggatgtatttcaatttaattgatcaaacaaagacagagtgCCGAGTTTGCAAATTGAAACTGTCATATCGAGCAGGCTCCATAAACAGCCTTACACAGGCACATGAGAACTGTGCTACAGTTAGAAGAACCAACCAAGCGAACCTGCTATTAATGAAGGTGCCAACTGAGCTGGTGGGAGACcagaggggtattccagaaagcGGGTCATGTGAAAACTCTGTgtatgttaaccctgagatgagggagACTCTTGAGTTATCggttccagaaagaggggtatctgaAACGCTGAGTCAATCAGTATtgataagtttttttttttttttaagacacaagtttatacttacatctgatgtaAGTACTTGTGTCATGGGAGGTGACCCTGGgatgccctcagctcctcagcctctctgaggttagggttagggtggttCCATTCGTTTTTcgggcctctgccttctttctgttggctaagcagaattaaaatgttaatctctttttgAAAATTAGTAGATGTTATTTTGTTCGTATacactttttgaattacttcaatgAAAATGGGCaaacattgtatgatgtgttcatctacTTAGTGGACTATTAAATTAGATGACGTTCAAACATTTTGTTagggtttaaattaatatttactttgtttaattccttaagtcaattaaaaaaaaaaaaaaaataaatcaaagtgaggtacgatcatagcccagcaaaatatcccatacctttttgaatgatgctttgatatttatttttttttactgcttccaaGTACAGTTCTGCACctggactgcacctaaatgaaaatcagattttattcccatttgcATTTATAACTGTAAGCCTGCgttaagacctccaactccattgggttgaaataactagatctttttattttcggttgtcatggtgactcatGGTATcagggctccattgatgatggctttttatagaggttgtgcacacGCGCCACTCAAAGTGACACACTAAGAGTTGATTaaaccaactcagatcagctgttctggaactggataCTCACCCCATCTCAGattaagtcaactcagagtttgttgaacctcctatCTGGAATAATACAGGTCGAATATTTacagagagaaggaacagaatCAGCCCGTCAAAACTGAGGCACTTGGCCTTTCTCAATGCCATTCTTCTCTAAAGATTAGCTCAAACCTTTTATACACcttcttatttattgtttttgtggtgttgttatagttttttattttgttctttttgtatgtATTATTGTTTCTTACTAAATAGTTtaaagttgatgaataaataaataaacaatcagAGATTGGACCCTTTGTCTAATTGAGATAGgtctttgtttttctactttataatttattttttgtagcactctgctccatgttgagtaTAATAAGCTGTATGAATACCGAACATTTGATATCAATGTATGTCTTTTACATTTAGTAATTCATTTAATGtataattttacattatttatggtaATAAATTAATATAAGTGACAAAAATTCTGAGGAGCCACCTGAGAGCCGGAATTCCCATCGCTACTTAGTGTAGCCGTTaaattcgtgccttaaagcaaacaacatgaaaattgGAAAGGAAGTGGCGGCCCAGTAATGCAGATGAGTTCTACttagcctggaaagaaagcttcaAAACATTTAAGCTCATTGACTTGCCAGAAACTCCTCAGATAGTtgatagggggaaaaaaaagaacaattcagtgtttgtcttcagtactgtagccaggctgacagagtcaAAGCTCACTGGAGCCCTTGAATCCTTTGGCTCttagcagtgatgattttatggacttttttactaATAAAATTGTAATGATCAAAGCCAAAATTCAGCAGCTTTTACCTACAATTTACAGTAGTCCATtatcaaatgcagcagcttctcaatcaACTGCAACATCTGCTTTGTATTTGGAATCTTTTTCGCATTTAAATCTCTCCAAGCTAgtttctatagtctcatcatctaaaccatcaatTTGTCTTTTAGTCACGATTTCTACCTGGCTATTTCAAGATATTTTTCCACCAAATAACAGGTATATTCTTGATCTGATAAATGTGAGtttatctcttggttatgtACCACAGCCTTCCAAGATTGCTGTTATTAAGCCTCTCGTCACAAGatctaatcttgatccagatgtttcaTTATCGCTCTGGATTATACcactctggatggcattagtttggccACCAGTTCcactgttaggaatcttgggagtcatttttgatcaggacatgtcctttgtccctcaaattaaaaatgtctctAGGGCAGCCTTCTTTTACTTAAAcaatattgcaaagatcagaaaccTCATGTCTAatgaggatgtttctgattgaaCATAAGTCCAAGCCTTTGTTATGTCTAGACTtgactactgtaattcattactatcaggAAGTCCCAAGAATTCTCTgaaaaagccttcagttgattcaaaaTGTTGATGCATGAATTACTATATTATCAGTAACtagaaaaaaagatcaaaattttcctgtgctagcttctcttcattggcccccagtaaaattcagaatagaatttagCCTTTTGCTAACATACAAAGCTctaaatctggaggcagagctttcagctatcaggctcctcttctatggaaccaactcccagtgtTGGTCCAGGGGGGCGGACTCTGTCGCAACcttcaagatcaggcttaaaacctttctgtatgacaaagactacaataaaaaaattatgtttaattattctttttcttttagttgtgttACTATAGGCCTAAACTGCTGTGGGTCGCACTGaggacgcccccccccccccgtctttCTGTGGCATGTCCTCctgtccttcctcttcctgtccctgtcctacaggtgctgaatcatctctgctccatgttcctgctcagtacctgctgcagCAAGAGTTACATTTAGTTATCAATACACACCACTATTCACTTCTCATtgtgacctcttcttctcccctactgctaatatttactgcACATATGCATATTTAGTGTACATTTAGTGCTACCAGGTTGCAGTCACTGCATGTCCCCCCTGCGCTCACTGTGTCCTTTGCCTCTGCTTTTCTATCTGCCCCCCTACCCCCAGCTCtacctctctcaacccaaccagtggaggcagatggccgccctccCTGAGCCTAGTTCTGACTCTCAAAGGAAGTGAGAGGAAGGAAGTACTTGCTCTTGGAGgaatatgttgggtctctttcatTAATTtgataaagagtttggtctagacctgctggcgctgtataaataaatttgatttgatttgattttaatttagaaaaCAAGACATTGACTGGGGTATACGACTTTATACAAGCACTTGGATAAGCTAGGCTGGactaaatatttttcaaaacctgAAACAGTGCATGACAAAATAACTTTTACAAAAGGATTTCATAAAATAATTcaggttttacattttatctgttGACATCAGTTTATTCCTCAGGGATGgtggattttaattttttatattacaaatccacagttcatttaaaatatcaatACTTTATAAATGTACctaatgtttcacattttttattcactgcTGTGTAACCTAAATGTAAAGTCCCGGTAGGGTAGATGTCATGAGCCAGCTCTGCTATAGGGAGAAGGAAGCAACAGAAAAGTAGATGGAACTGGTAAAAGtaaaaggacagaggaaagggtTTGTGGGTGGGGGAGTTCTTGGTAAACTCTTCTATCTGGTTTGatcaaagaaaaactaaaatgtcaTCTAACTCTTAAGATGGAGAACGTCAGTGTAGGATGTGATCACTGCCAGGAAGACTGTTGACAGTTGCATGGAGAATGATGTCATCATAATAAGAATTTATTGATATAGAGGCTTTCAAAATACATATACTGATCAAGAGGGAAtttaaattagcatttaaaTAGTTTACAAGTGAGATAAAAGTGCCAGAAGAGATGCACtgcataaaaacaacaatgcaaaTCTGAACACTGAGAAGGATACAGGCCTCAAACGGTCGACCACAGCAGCAAGAAGACCCACATGCTCGAGGGCATTTTGCTGCTATTTTTTGGATCCACTTGTCAAtaccagttattattattattattattataattattattattattattattattggatgtTTTCCAGGTGACCTTTGGTAAAGATGAGATCAATTTCTAAAGACATTACGCGGAGTCATCGGAAATGCTGATCAAAATCTCGCGATGCGATTTGAATTTGTGGCTAAAACGAGAAGTGTGAACAACAGAGCAAGCTCCACAGGCGTTGTTGTCGTTCGAAACGGAGCAGATAGGTGGGACCCAAGGCAGAAAATAACCGCTAGTGTCAGTGGGGACGTAATTCACGGCACCGCAGTGTGACAATTGGTTACTTCACTTAAAAGCATCTTTGGAAAACAGCACGACTACTCTCTTCTTTGTTACTGCCTCCGGGACAAGTGTCACTAGCAACAGACGGTACGTTCTCATCGTTTCTTGCTAACCAGCTGCTAACTCTCGCTATTTGGTAGTTAGCTGGCTGGCATCCTGGACTCTTTGAAAGAGCCATGTAAACATTTAGCTGCTCCgcaaatgtgaatattttgaTAACGTCTTGTGTCCTGGTTTCTGTTTGGATGTGTACCAGGCAGTAATGTTTCTGAGGTAACGCGAAGTGGTGTTAAACACTATTAACTAAGTAGCTAACCCAGCTATCTACCCGACGTTGTCGAGAAGTCCGTGCACTACAAAACGATTGGCACTATCCtaactttttaaataataacaaatacaCATCGACCCGTTAGTTTGCAGCCATTTAAAGACGACGTCTTAAACC from Echeneis naucrates chromosome 6, fEcheNa1.1, whole genome shotgun sequence encodes:
- the LOC115045257 gene encoding polyadenylate-binding protein 1 encodes the protein MNPSAPSYPMASLYVGDLHPDVTEAMLYEKFSPAGPILSIRVCRDMITRRSLGYAYVNFQQPADAERALDTMNFDVIKGRPLRIMWSQRDPSLRKSGVGNIFIKNLDKSIDNKALYDTFSAFGNILSCKVVCDENGSKGYGFVHFETHEAAERAIEKMNGMLLNDRKVFVGRFKSRKEREAELGARAREFTNVYIKNFGEDMDDEKLKELFGKYGPALSIRVMTDESGKSKGFGFVSFERHEDAQKAVDDMNGKELNGRQVYVGRAQKKGERQNELKRKFEQMKQDRMTRYQGVNLYVKNLDDGLDDERLRKEFSPFGTITSAKVMMEGGRSKGFGFVCFSSPEEATKAVTEMNGRIVATKPLYVALAQRKEERQAHLTNQYMQRMATVRAVPNPVLNPYQPAPPSGYFMAAIPQAQNRAAYYSTNQLAQLRPGPRWATQGVRPQHFQNMPSAMRPSAPRPQTFNTIRPTTTTNTQVPRMMASQRMPTQALSQRPASASATAAPVRAMPQYKYAAGVRNPQQHMASQPPVTMQQPAVHVQGQEPLTASMLAAAPPQEQKQMLGERLFPLIQNMHPSLAGKITGMLLEIDNSELLHMLESPESLRSKVDEAVAVLQAHQAKEAAQKSTTPAGVPSV